The stretch of DNA AGTTTACTTGCTATTATCACAACGTAAAACGCCACCATTGGCAATTTGATCTGTTGATATTTCATGCATAACAATTTGTACTGCTTCAGGCGGACAATTAAGTGTTTCAACGATTGCCTGAGTTACTCGTTTAGCCATTTCTCTTTTTTGTTCAATACTTCTTCCTGCTAAAAAATCAATTACAACATTTGGCATTTTATTTTCCTTATTTCATCGTAAATTAAAGCGTAAGGCGATTAATATCGGCCATCTGCTCATCAGTTAAGGTTATATCACTGTTATAACACACACTAATACCAGATTTAATAATTGCATCAGCAATGGTTTTTGCCTCTACAAGTGAGTGCATTTTATATGAACCACACTGATATTGATTTAGTTCTGGAATATCATTTTGTGTTTGTACCAAATTAATATCATGCATGGCAGATAACCAGCTATCGGCGACGCGTGATTCATTAGGTTGACCAATTAAGCTCATATAAAACCCAGTACGGCATCCCATTGGGGAAATATCAATAATTTCAACATCACTTGCATTTAAATGATCTCGCATAAAACCTGCAAATAAGTGTTCAAGTGTATGAATACCCTTTTCAGGTAATTGCTCTTTATTGGGCTTGGTAAAACGCAGGTCAAATACCGTAATTACATCACCTTTAGGGGTTTGCATAATTTTTGCAACGCGAACAAAAGGTGCTTGCATTTTGGTGTGATCAACTTTAAAACTATCTAGTAATGGCATCCCCTCTCCTCATCAAATTGTAGTCTGAGCAAAATAGTCTAACATTTCTTGTTCACCGATAACTTGGATATTTAATTGTTCTGCTTTGGCCAGTTTAGAACCCGCCGCTTCACCAGCAATTACGATATCGGTATTTTTTGATACGCTGCCAGTAATTTTGGCACCTAATTGTTTAAGCTTATCTTTTGCCTCATCACGGCTCATAGAAGATAATGAACCCGTTAAAACGATGACTTTATCTTTAAAAATACTATCAGTGACTAACGTTTTTACAATATTTTGCGGCCAATGGATAGCAATTTTTTCACTGATAAGCTCATCAATAATATATCGGTTATGTTCTTCTTTAAAAAAATTAACAATACTTAGCGCGATAACTTCACCAACATCACTGACATTTTGTAGCTGCTCAGCATTACTCTGACGAATATTCTCAATGCTACCGAGTTCATTAGCTAAGTTTTCGGCAGTCACTTCCCCTACATGAGGAATACCTAGTGCATAAATAAAACGAGCTAAGGTAGTTTCTTTCGTTGCTTGCAAAGAATTAAGTAGATTTGTTGCAAGCTTTTCACCAACTTTATCTAATGAACAAAGCATCGGTAGAGTTAAAGAATAAAGATCTACTGGATTTTTAACATAATCCTTATCAACAAGTTGTTCAATAATTCGATCCCCCAAGCCCGTAATATCGAGTGCCTTTCTTGATACAAAGTGTTTTAATGCTTCTTTACGCTGTGCTGGGCAAAAAAGCCCACCAGAACAACGAGAAATAGCCTCACCTTCATCACGAACAATTATCGAACCACAGATAGGGCAATGGGTTGGGAATTCGATTTCTTTGGTTTCTTTAGGCCTTTTATCGAAGATCACTGCAACCACTTTTGGAATAACATCACCTGCACGTCGAATAGTAACATAATCACCTTCGCGAAGACCTAACCTTTCAATCTCATCACTATTATGTAGTGTTGCATTACTCACGATAACGCCAGCTACTTGTACTGGCTCTAACCTTGCAACAGGCGTAATTGCCCCTGTTCGCCCAACTTGAAAATCAACTTTACGTAATTGGGTAACTTGTTCTTGTGCTGGAAATTTAAAGGCAGTTGCCCACCGGGGGGCTCTAGCAACAAACCCTAACTGTTCTTGCAAGCTAATTGAATTGACCTTAATAACCACGCCATCAATATCAAATCCCAATGCCATTCTTTGTTGTTCAATATCATTAAAATAGTTAATTGCTTCATCGCAGCCATGTTTGATGATAACCTTATCACTGACTGGAAAGCCCCACTTTTTAAACTGCATTAAACGACCATAATGGGTATCG from Orbaceae bacterium lpD04 encodes:
- the ligA gene encoding NAD-dependent DNA ligase LigA, with the translated sequence MNTKQSPTEIENQIAQLRQIIRQHEYQYYVLDDPKIPDAEYDKLIANLTTLEQHYPEFITPESPTQRVGGIALSQFKTIKHEMPMLSLDNVFDQDSFMAFDKRVRERANLGDSDVEYCCELKLDGLAVSLLYEKGKFIRAATRGDGTVGEDISENIKTIRAIPLALTGDDIPARLEVRGEVFMTHQGFDKLNQDAQKRGEKIFANPRNAAAGSLRQLDPKVTAKRSLAFYCYGMGIFEGKSLPDTHYGRLMQFKKWGFPVSDKVIIKHGCDEAINYFNDIEQQRMALGFDIDGVVIKVNSISLQEQLGFVARAPRWATAFKFPAQEQVTQLRKVDFQVGRTGAITPVARLEPVQVAGVIVSNATLHNSDEIERLGLREGDYVTIRRAGDVIPKVVAVIFDKRPKETKEIEFPTHCPICGSIIVRDEGEAISRCSGGLFCPAQRKEALKHFVSRKALDITGLGDRIIEQLVDKDYVKNPVDLYSLTLPMLCSLDKVGEKLATNLLNSLQATKETTLARFIYALGIPHVGEVTAENLANELGSIENIRQSNAEQLQNVSDVGEVIALSIVNFFKEEHNRYIIDELISEKIAIHWPQNIVKTLVTDSIFKDKVIVLTGSLSSMSRDEAKDKLKQLGAKITGSVSKNTDIVIAGEAAGSKLAKAEQLNIQVIGEQEMLDYFAQTTI
- the luxS gene encoding S-ribosylhomocysteine lyase, which produces MPLLDSFKVDHTKMQAPFVRVAKIMQTPKGDVITVFDLRFTKPNKEQLPEKGIHTLEHLFAGFMRDHLNASDVEIIDISPMGCRTGFYMSLIGQPNESRVADSWLSAMHDINLVQTQNDIPELNQYQCGSYKMHSLVEAKTIADAIIKSGISVCYNSDITLTDEQMADINRLTL
- a CDS encoding 2-hydroxymuconate tautomerase, translated to MPNVVIDFLAGRSIEQKREMAKRVTQAIVETLNCPPEAVQIVMHEISTDQIANGGVLRCDNSK